In Scylla paramamosain isolate STU-SP2022 chromosome 19, ASM3559412v1, whole genome shotgun sequence, a single genomic region encodes these proteins:
- the LOC135109855 gene encoding sialidase-like, with translation MVVCPCGVMVPSPGGGRARRGPRTPSCFDTSETVTSQPKDMEEPASVEKLTAANNNEQTAGIPRPASRNSKNKGVASKGGEEARLDHSSRTTLALATTESGRYVGTRPLRSNRSPTPTLHRIPLKSAADQKQAGNGRPSKHLPAVRTSPASPQDPQAAPAHLRDMNRAKVPLAVPRKSSLTQRLNELNVTNQRRLLKQDLSPQKKQLRSASPPSPPLAHHNSPLYQNIVPSTPTTSTSQEVVYENLKPYARTGAKGILEEVSAPTLPATPEPEGTTVWLSESWKYNTIKKAPDFNIFEISDAESSTSRASTSRGSSLSPARGRARNTASPGASDAASSTSRGSSSSPRRDKKKLHSRLPMFIRQRKGKDKEEDATPAQVGRHAPRGDRKRGHHPQGAGSPAGVHEAKAPRAGEKDATNPTEHKGSRGPAGIPGDVPAHKAACQSDAGDGASRASRRLSKALSHNTVSDSSDNEERSVRRGSPRGPRPPPGVPTAHGKEGLAGELDAAGKLMRKAPSSTPSESSDYDPVSLSTGSSWQDLTQDLISDSSDGEGGIWLSQWVQEARSRARASLGSEQGVWAGIGAGAGWPGWERRASPGCSRASPLISPAASLRSLQPGRLDHGDPPPSPRLPLTPPATLSRLRKTHGCPGGVTAGFRKQDVAGTLSRASQALRGEEGGVPRQPGHAQPAKHNNHAHPATHNNSKPVRPVHPASPAHSSADPVSPAHQAKHSSPAHTPVTTKTAFPTTNMTSPAHSTNPATVAHTCHPNTPTNTPNTATTATTHAPCATSPAHSDWRGAGTSVAGAAHHHHHHPQDPSRSLPQQTGYATLPRPHARPAAPAQPLTSLRQDGSGALRQEAPRPLQAPGGAAWRPLSQVIAATQPAAGQASFLSPRRLPRAAAPAPRPAAGLPAAAPQPRLPGERRGSGLCVHPVPGRDGGLQPRG, from the exons ATGGTGGTGTGTCCGTGCGGCGTGATGGTGCCCTCACCCGGGGGAGGACGAGCCCGCCGAGGCCCCAGGACGCCCAGCTGCTTCGACACCTCCGAGACAGTCACCTCCCAGCCCAAGGACATGGAGGAGCCCGCCTCCGTGGAGAAGCTGACGGCAGCCAACAACAACGAGCAGACGGCGGGCATCCCCCGGCCCGCCTCCAGGAACTCCAAGAACAAAGGAGTGGCGAGCAAGGGCGGCGAGGAGGCGAGGCTGGACCACTCCTCGCGGACTACCCTCGCCCTCGCCACCACGGAGTCAGGAAGGTACGTTGGCACCCGGCCCCTCAGGTCCAACCGCTCGCCTACTCCGACCCTGCACAGGATCCCGCTCAAGAGCGCCGCTGACCAGAAACAAGCGGGCAATGGGCGGCCCAGTAAGCACCTTCCAGCTGTGCGCACCTCCCCCGCATCGCCCCAGGACCCTCAGGCGGCCCCGGCACACCTACGGGACATGAACAGAGCCAAGGTGCCCCTGGCAGTGCCGAGAAAAAGCTCATTGACTCAGAGGCTTAATGAACTGAACGTCACTAACCAGAGAAG GCTACTGAAGCAGGATCTCTCGCCTCAAAAGAAACAACTGCGCAGCGCCAGCCCACCGTCACCGCCCCTGGCCCACCACAACTCCCCCTTGTATCAAAACATTGTCCCCTCCACACCCACTACTTCCACGAGCCAAGAGGTTGTCTATGAGAACCTCAAGCCCTACGCGAGGACCGGGGCCAAGGGGATACTCGAGGAGGTGTCCGCGCCCACGCTTCCGGCCACCCCAGAGCCCGAGGGCACCACTGTCTGGCTGTCAGAGTCCTGGAAATACAATACCATCAAGAAGGCGCCGGACTTCAACATTTTCGAGATATCTGACGCTGAGTCCAGCACGAGCCGCGCCAGCACGAGTCGCGGTAGCTCCCTGTCACCAGCCCGGGGCAGGGCGAGGAACACCGCCTCCCCCGGGGCCTCAGACGCCGCCTCCAGCACTAGCCGCGGCAGCTCTTCATCACCACGAAGGGACAAGAAGAAGCTGCATAGTCGTCTGCCTATGTTCATACggcagaggaaagggaaggacaaggaggaagacgcGACCCCCGCGCAAGTAGGGCGGCACGCCCCCCGAGGGGATAGGAAGCGTGGCCACCACCCCCAGGGTGCCGGGAGTCCCGCCGGGGTGCATGAGGCCAAGGCCCCGCGTGCCGGGGAAAAAGACGCCACTAATCCTACGGAGCACAAAGGCTCAAGAGGCCCAGCAGGGATTCCCGGAGACGTGCCCGCACACAAAGCCGCCTGTCAATCAGATGCCGGGGACGGCGCGTCTAGGGCGTCAAGGAGACTCTCCAAGGCTTTGTCCCACAACACCGTCAGCGATTCCTCGGATAACGAAGAGCGATCAGTGAGGCGCGGCAGCCCACGAGGGCCCAGGCCGCCGCCAGGAGTCCCCACCGCCCACGGCAAGGAGGGCCTGGCCGGGGAGCTAGACGCTGCTGGCAAATTGATGAGAAAGGCGCCCAGCAGCACTCCCAGCGAGTCCTCAGACTACGACCCCGTCAGCCTCAGCACAGGCAGCTCCTGGCAGGACCTGACTCAAGACCTGATCAGCGACTCCTCGGACGGCGAGGGCGGCATCTGGCTGAGTCAGTGGGTGCAGGAGGCCCGCAGCAGAGCCAGGGCGTCCCTGGGCAGCGAGCAGGGGGTGTGGGCGGGTatcggggcgggggcggggtggCCTGGGTGGGAGCGCCGTGCATCACCGGGCTGTTCCCGCGCGTCACCTTTAATCTCCCCCGCCGCGTCCTTACGCTCCCTCCAGCCGGGCCGCCTCGACCACGGGGACCCGCCCCCCTCGCCCCGCCTGCCCCTCACACCCCCGGCCACACTCAGCAGGCTCAGGAAGACCCACGGGTGTCCTGGGGGCGTGACGGCAGGGTTCAGGAAGCAGGACGTGGCGGGCACCCTCAGCAGGGCGTCCCAAGCCCTCAGGGGCGAGGAGGGAGGCGTGCCGCGGCAGCCTGGCCACGCCCAGCCTGCCAAACACAACAACCACGCCCACCCCGCAACCCATAACAACAGCAAGCCTGTTAGGCCCGTCCACCCTGCCAGCCCCGCCCACTCCAGCGCTGATCCAGTCAGCCCTGCCCACCAAGCCAAGCACTCCAGTCCCGCCCACACCCCTGTCACCACCAAGACTGccttccccaccaccaacaTGACAAGCCCCGCCCACAGCACCAACCCAGCGACTGTCGCCCACACTTGTCACCCTAACACCCCCACCAACACccccaacaccgccaccaccgccaccacccacgCCCCCTGCGCCACCAGTCCCGCCCACTCAGACTGGCGGGGGGCGGGGACATCCGTGGCGGGGGcggcgcaccaccaccaccaccacccacaggaTCCCAGCAGGAGCCTCCCCCAGCAGACAG GCTACGCCACGTTGCCCCGCCCCCACGCCCGCCCCGCAGCGCCTGCCCAGCCCCTGACGTCCCTCAGGCAGGATGGCAGTGGCGCCCTTCGCCAGGAGGCGCCTCGCCCCCTACAGGCTCCGGGAGGCGCCGCGTGGAGGCCTCTGTCACAGGTCATCGCCGCCACCCAGCCTGCCGCAGGCCAGGCCAGCTTCCTGTCCCCGCGCCGACTCCCCCGTGCTGCCGCCCCTGCCCCTCGGCCTGCTGCAGGACTCCCCGCCGCGGCGCCCCAGCCCCGCCTCCCCGGAGAGCGGCGTGGATCTGGCCTCTGTGTGCATCCTGTCCCTGGACGTGACGGTGGACTGCAGCCGCGAGGGTGA